A window of Amaranthus tricolor cultivar Red isolate AtriRed21 chromosome 8, ASM2621246v1, whole genome shotgun sequence genomic DNA:
catatatatattttaattgagttgtatatttcaaacatgtGTATGtattttattgtatatatatgtttaattactttatcatagcctccaatctttgacttatgaatgatcggagtttaggtgatgaatcatgccgccttaAACATACATCGACATGCAATTACATATTCTAATATCTCtagtgcaaatacaacaaacaacaactcaaaaatgaaggaaaaaaaaaatatattaactagctgttcgcagttactaattgcgaacagccataaaagacaaaataattgttcgcagttactaactgcgaacaactattttgtcttttatggctgttagcagttagtaactgcgaacagcttcaAACCATAGGTTTGAGATTttgacgcttacttttgaaaatagtttgattttgagtttatttatttaatttttttttctgccTAAGGATTTTAAAATTTCGATTTTTAAAACGGAGGCCTTGGGCGGTAGCCCGTTGGGCCTACTGTAAGGActaaccatatatatatatatatatatatatatatatatatatatatatatatatatatatatatatatatatatatatatataaatatatatatatatatatatatatatgtatatatatgtatatatatatatatgtatatatatatatatatatatatatatatatatatatatatatatatatatatgtatgtatatatatatatatatatatatatatatatatatatatatatatatatatatgtatatatatatatatatatatatatgtatatatatatatatatatatatatatatatatatatatatatatatatatatatatatgtatatatatatatgtatatatatatatatatatgtatatatatatatgtatatatatatatatatgtatatatatgtatatgtatatatatatatgtatatatatatatatatatatatgtatatatatatatatatatatatgtatatatatatatatatgtatatatatatatatatgtatatatatatatatatgtatatatatatatatatgtatatatatatatatatgtatatatatatatatatgtatatatatatatatatgtatatatatatatatatgtatatatatatatatatgtatatatatatatatatgtatatatatatatatatgtatatatatatatatatgtatatatatatatatatgtatatatatatatatatatatatatatatatatatatatatatgactcaTATTCTTGATCTTGATAGGATTATACGCtcctaaaataattattaagatTTCACGTAAGATTTAGATAACTCATCTATTACTAGATCGTAGATTCGTAGAATCATAAATCAAAATTGAGATTCTGATAGCCATGACAACAATGTCAGAGTTTTAATCCCAAAAATTACAATTGATTAcatgaataaaaatatttattcctACGATTATGAGCATTAATTCTCTTTTCTATtcattcatttaaattattaatatccgAATTTCTAAATCAAAATTCTCATATTATTTTCCACAAGTACCCTCTAAATTTTGTaattcattattctttgttgtTGATCCTCTAATAGTCGGTGCCCAAATCACGATTATGTTTCATCTAACAGTCATGAACACGTCAACAAGTGCAATAAAAATGTGAAGACAGGACGTGGGAACGCAATGAAACCAAATCTGTAAACCTGTCCGATCGTTACAAAATTTGAAAACCAATCGTGTTCTTAATTTTTTCTGTAAACCTTTTTCCTTAAATAAACTACTCATTTTAAAATCCCCATACGCCAATAATGACCCATCATTCCTTCCCTTTTCCTCGCTATAAATATCATGTTACCAATGAAAAGTCACCAATTCTGGTTACATTCATCAATCAATCTATCAATCAAATCCCTAAAGAGAGATCTCATTTCAGAATATGGCCTCCCTTTGTGTTCCTGCAAATCTCCCTGATGTTGCTGAAGATGTTGAACAACTTCACAAAGCTTTTTCTGGTAAATCATTTTgatcattctttttttttattggtgCAATTTTTATTGTAAATGATCTCATTTTTATGTGTGGTGTTTGATCGAACTCATAAATTAAAGGGCGTacgtattattttattttaattttgttttagtttgaTTAATTCTTAAATTGCAAAAAGAATGTAGAATAAACTAGATTTCACAGATAATGATGTGAAAAATGTTGCAGGTTGGGGAACAAACGAGGATTTGATCATAACAATATTGGGTCACAGGAATGCATACCAAAGGAAGTTGATCCGTGAGGTTTATGCTTCTACTTATGGTGAAGATCTGCTTAAAACCCTTGACAAGGAGCTTACTAGTGATTTTGAGGTGATCTGCTTATATCTTTCCTAAATTGGGGATATTTGTTTATGATGTCTGATTGCACTGTTGGTAAACCTTATTGATTAACCCAGATTTTctcataattaataaaaaaaaaaggtttcgAGTTACGGATTAATAGCAAAGAATAACATGAATTGAAAGCCTAATGCTAAAGATTTTGTTGAATGTTGCAGAGGGTAGTTCATTTGTTTACCCTGGATCCTCCAGAACGTGATGCATTTTTGGCTAATGAAGCTACTAAGAAGTTTACTTCTAGTAATTGGGTACTTATTGAAATTGCTTGCACTCGATCTTCTGAGGATCTCTTCAATGCTAGACGATCTTATCATGCCCGTTACAAGAAATCTCTTGAAGAAGATGTAGCTCAACACACTTCTGGAGACTTCCGCAAGGTGCATCTTAATCTCTGCTCCCTTCATTTGGAAATAGATGACATGTTGATAATGTAACATGCCAACTAGTTCTAGACTGAAAATTGAGTACTTTTCATGGGACGAGGAGTTGTCCATTCTCAAGggggccaaagatttatagttcttaaTTTTTGGACTATAATGGACTAGACTAAAATAAGCGTTAAATTGTGTGCAGTTTTATTTGTATGTGAATTTGCACATGATGTTTACCATCACGGATTAATCAGAAACAACTTTTTTAATATCAGTAACAAGAGTAAGGCTTGCATACATGTAACCCCTTTATACCGCGACTAGGAGGTTAAGACCATAAGAGTCATAAATAGCAGCAGGGTAATGAAATGTTTGATGGAAATCAGGGCTGCAATCACTTCTTGTGCTGAATTATATTGTGTCTACAACTTTTTTGCAGCTCTTGGTTCCTCTGCTGACTTCATACAGATATGAAGGTCCAGAAGTAAACACACATTTGGCCAATTCAGAGGCTAAGATACTCCATGAGAAGATCTCACACAAGGCTTATAATGACGAGGATTTGATTAGAATCATTGCTACAAGGAGCAAAGCACAGCTAAGTGCCACGCTCAACGCCTACAACA
This region includes:
- the LOC130820155 gene encoding annexin Gh1-like, translated to MASLCVPANLPDVAEDVEQLHKAFSGWGTNEDLIITILGHRNAYQRKLIREVYASTYGEDLLKTLDKELTSDFERVVHLFTLDPPERDAFLANEATKKFTSSNWVLIEIACTRSSEDLFNARRSYHARYKKSLEEDVAQHTSGDFRKLLVPLLTSYRYEGPEVNTHLANSEAKILHEKISHKAYNDEDLIRIIATRSKAQLSATLNAYNNDYGHAITKDLKEDPKDDYLKLLRATIKCLTCPEKYYEKLLRLAINKMGTDESALTRVVTTRAEVDLKRIKEEYYRRNSVPLDRAIAKDTNGDYEKMLIALVGAESA